The proteins below come from a single Triticum aestivum cultivar Chinese Spring chromosome 5D, IWGSC CS RefSeq v2.1, whole genome shotgun sequence genomic window:
- the LOC123123366 gene encoding uncharacterized protein, translating to MPIRLRVADMAAAASTSSAAAPASPSGGGRRGPAAAFACACPICLEGFEDEAYLDTCLHSFCYECITQWVSIVASKHEDPLSSVKCPLCKTKSASVLHAFDGKSFTRHYIEQDQGKRYLADAHELISQFYNTREISEDTASVLQYWKQRKYLRKNVWLETWLRWEIQALTQDENVEAIVYHIHGLIESFMKTQEKLHASKQASPEHTREEFRSLLSDAARPFLLGRTARFVTEVELFLISQRNIDAYSRVRLQRFKESASHVAREQDALPQDRPLEDHYLYLLREETDFVGGVI from the exons ATGCCGATCCGTCTCAGAGTTGCAGACATGGCGGCGGCCGCCTccacttcctccgccgccgcgcccgcctcgCCCTCCGGCGGTGGCCGCAGAGGCCCGGCGGCGGCGTTCGCGTGCGCCTGCCCCATCTGCCTCGAGGGATTCGAGGACGAGGCCTACCTCGACACCTGCCTGC ATTCATTCTGTTACGAGTGCATAACCCAGTGGGTGAGCATTGTGGCGAGCAAGCATGAAGACCCTTTGTCCTCTGTGAAATGCCCCCTTTGCAAG ACAAAGAGTGCATCGGTCCTTCATGCTTTCGATGGCAAATCATTTACGCGGCATTACATAGAGCAGGACCAGGGGAAGAG ATATCTTGCAGATGCACACGAGTTGATATCACAATTCTATAACACAAGAG AGATTTCAGAGGATACAGCCAGTGTGCTTCAGTACTGGAAGCAGCGAAAGTATCTCCGGAAGAACGTATGGCTTGAAACTTGGTTGAGATGGGAAATTCAGGCCCTTACGCAG GACGAAAACGTCGAGGCCATAGTCTACCACATCCACGGCCTGATCGAGTCCTTCATGAAAACGCAAGAAAAACTGCACGCCTCAAAGCAGGCTTCCCCGGAACATACAAGGGAAGAGTTCAGGAGTTTACTGTCGGACGCTGCTAGGCCGTTCCTCCTCGGGCGGACAGCGCGATTCGTCACGGAGGTGGAGCTCTTCCTGATCTCGCAACGGAACATCGACGCGTACAGCAGGGTGCGCCTGCAGAGGTTCAAGGAGTCCGCCTCGCACGTAGCAAGAGAGCAGGACGCGCTGCCACAGGACCGCCCCCTCGAGGACCACTACTTGTACCTTTTGCGTGAAGAAACAGATTTTGTTGGCGGTGTGATATAG